The Roseofilum casamattae BLCC-M143 genome segment AAAGCCAAAAGGGAAAGTACTAGAGTCAGCAAAAAAACAGGAAAATCAGCGAAAAGCCAGAGAAAGGATTTTTGTTGAACACCTCAGGGGGTGACAAGAAAGCTATAACATAGACTCTGTCAGGGATAGAGCCTGTAGACCTTGACGATAAAAGTAGCGTTTATGAGCTTTAGATTGCATTAGCTGTTCTGCCAATTCTGACCAACATTGGAAAGAAGATATCCAGGAAAATCCATAGCACCCGAGGTAGAAATTACTGTGACGTTTTACCATGCGTGTTTTTTCCGTGGGGCGAGCCAGATAAGAATTAACTTTGGTTTTTTGCCAAGCTATTCCTTGTAAAGTCGCTAGAGTATAAGCCATAACCATCACCAACAGGATACCCCGTAACCGCTGCTCATTCACTTGCATCTGCTCCAGATTATATCCTCCACTTTTACAGTCTTTGAACAGAGTTTCGATACTCCACCGACAAGCATAAAAGTCTAAAGCTAAGTCCATATCTGATAAACTTGTCAGGATATACCAGGCTTCTTTAGATCCCCAGGGTAAGAGCATCTCAATCACCCTTGACAAAAGGAACTGAGGATAGAGAACATATAGTCATTGTTTTCCTTATTCAAAACTGGCCTTATTTGGGTTAATTCTTCTTCGGCAATACTCCAGCTCGCCAGTTTCCTTCCAACTTCGTACCATTGGCATAAGTAAAGACTCCCCATCCATGCTTAACTCCATTGCGGAAATTACCTTCATAACGGTTACCGCTGGGAAAAATACAGAGTCCAAAGCCATTGAGTTGCCCGTCGCGAAAGGCCCCATTACATTGAGTGCCGTTGGCTAAGGCGATCGCACCTCGACCGTCAGGACGACCGTCGCGAAAGGCTCCCTCATAACGGGTTCCATTACTATAGGTGCAGGCTCCTCGACCATTCAACTGCTGGTTTTGGATAGTGCCTTCACAGCGAGTCCCATTGTTGAGAACGACTGCACCTCTCCCCGCGCGCTGGCCGTCTTGGAATTGTCCTTCATAGCGATATCGTCCCGGAAACGTGCAAACTCCAGTGCCTTCCAAGCGGCCGTATTGAAAAATTCCCTGACACTGAGTACCGTTGCTAAAACGCAGAGTCCCTCGACCGTGAAAGATACTGTCTTGTAGTTCTCCCTGATAACTCGTACCGCTGGGAAAGGTACAGAGATTGCCGCGACAGAGCGTATTGGCTTGAGCACCTTCGTTCAGTACGGTAACTCCAGCAAAGGTGCCGGAAACTAAGGCGATCGCAGTCCATAGCGTTGCTTTTATCATGCCCTATAATCTGAGACTATCTACACTTAGTCTATTCTGCAATAAGTCCGATAAATCCAGATCGATGGTTAACGTCTTGAAGGCGATCGATTCTGGGGAATGGGCTACCTCCAAATAACAGTAATGTTCTTACTGTAGACACTGATAGATAAAAAAGGAAACATTTAACCGTAAATGTTTCCTGGCATTTTTTCTATAAGAGGACTCAACAACTAGAACATTATTGAGGTCCTAAAATGAGTATGAGAGTGATAAAGAGTATGGCGATCGCAACGGTTGGAAGCAGGAAAATTATGTTACGATAGACTTGAGAATCTTCATCGAAGCCTCCATTAGCAAACGATTGCAACTGCCCTAATTTCTGTAATGGCGGACGATGATAACTATCGTAACGTGCCATACGTGCAAAAGGCAATTCTCCTTGCGATCGCAAAGGCAGAATTCGGCGTCGTTGATAGGGAACAATATCATCGCCAAAATTCTCTAAATACTCCGAAGTATTTAGCAATTCGTCAATAAATCCTTGCAATCCCTTAGTCGCTAAAACAATCGACCAAGCAAACGTTTCTCGCTGGTTGTAAGCATCCCGTCCTAAAAAGCGCTGAATGCACATTTGGACAAAGCGATAATTATTATTCGTGTCATAGTTTAAACGACGAAACGAATCAGATAACGCCAAACCTTGCATGAATTGGCGCACGGTGATTTGACCGTAACGCAACTGGGATTCCAAAAATGTTTGCCGATGGCGATCGATCAGTTGTTGTTCGTTAAAGACTTGTCGATAACAAGCCCAAATCATTTCATCGGTATCGGTACCTTGAGGTAAATTGTTAGCCGTATAAATCCGGGGCTGTTCGTCACCAGGAATTTCGTAACCAGCAACTCGTTGGTTTTGGCTGGATAATGGATAATCTAAAAGTGGAAGTGTCATTGTAATTTTTTGTTACAATAGATAATTAAGAGAGAAAAAACTTCTCTCTCAAGTACATAATACTAGAAAAGAGAGAAGTTGAAAACTAGGAAGGGCGCGATCGCACATCTGAGTCTCAGGCTAATTTGAGAGTTAGCCTAAGCCAGAGCGACCGATTTCAAGTAAAATGAATGTGGCAAAAATCACGCCACCTAAACCGCCGATCGCAAAACCGGAGGTAAATAAGCTCCAGTCTGTATAGGTTTGGATATTGTCTGGTAGAACGCCGCGTGGTTTTTGGTTGGGTTGGAATATTGCTGTTCCGTACAAGAACAGACAAAGACTGAGAATAACCACCAAACCAGACGCACTACCGAATCCAGCCCACAGGGCATTATCGGTATTGCGCAGGGGTCCCAGTTTCAGGAACGGGCCGAGGAGCAAATAACCGTGAGCCATACCGATCTCTAGTCCCCGTGCAATGGGAGATAAACCCTCGCGATAGATGGGCAGATTTTTCACCCAAGTCAGACTGAGTTGGCTGCTGTTGAGGGGAGTAGCTAAATTACCTTGTTGGAAGTCATTTTCGTAGGGTTGCACAATTCCGGAAAACAGGGGTTGCTGGAACTGAGTATCCCCAAACAAGGCTTCTGGATTGAACTTCATATTACTGAAGACGAATCCAGCCGCGATCGCCCGCGCTCTCAGTCCGTGCCAAAAATGACCGGCAAAGAGCAGACTGCCGACAATAATATGGAACAACATCAGCCACGTGCGCACCGTAATTGTGCCATCGACGGTTAAGGTTTGCGCCGGGCCGTAAAAGGCTGAAGGATAAACCGTGTCGTTAACCCAGACAAAGTAAGCGGCAAAGTAGCCCATGTAAGCTAAAGCGGCTTGCGAGTAAGCCAGATATGCTTCTCCCGACCAAACAAATAGTCCTTTCGCCCATTTGGTGGGTTGGCTGGAAATATGCCAAATCCCGCCGAGAATGCAGATAATGCCAATCCAGATATGGCCGCCGATCGCATCTTCCAGGTTATTTACCGCTGCCATTCCTTGCAGAGTCCAACCCTCGGGAGTAATACCGACGACATAACCAAAAATAGTCAATGGATTCAGCGTTGGATTCTCAATTATGCGGACATTTGCGATCGCCGGATCGTATAATCCACCAAACTGGGTTGCTTTGAGTGCCAGCAGCAGCGCGCCAATACCCAACAACACTAAGTGGATGCCGAGAATGCTGGTCATTTTTCGATCGTCTTCCCAGTCATAGCCAAACCCTTTCACATCCAAGATTTCCGGTCCGAGCACCGCATGATAAATCCCGCCCGCTCCTAAAACAGCAGAACTAATCAGGTGAACCAAACCGATAGCAAAATAGGGAGACGTATCGATAATTTGCCCTTCAGCACCAACGCCAATACCCAACGTTGCTAGGTGGGGGAGCAAAATTAACCCTTGGTTATACAGGGGTAAATCTGGATTCAGTCGCGATAGCTCGAATAGAGTCATGGCGCCAGCCCAAAGCACAATTAGTCCTGCATGGGCGATATGCGCGCCGAGCAACTTACCCGAGAGATTGACAAAGCGGAAATTACCCGCCCACCAAGAGTAAGGATTGACTGAATCTTGAACGTATTCAGTGTCAAACGTGCTACCCGGAAATTTAGGACTCGTTAAATTTGCAGTAGTCATGTTAGTTTACCTGTCCTCTGGTAGACTCGATTACCCGACCTTCAACAAAGCTGTATCCGGCAGCGCGCAAGGCATGGAAGAGATGGCCTTGCAGGAAGAAAAAGCCGAGCCAGAAGTGGGCATTCGCCAGCCAAACTCGTGCGGTTAATGCACCATCGGCACTGACAAAGACGGGGAAGCGATCGAAAGTGAGAGATAAGGTGGGGCCGAAGAACTCGATGGGGAATACTGTGGAGTTGACGGAGACAAACAAGGTCGCCACAAATGCCATGAGGCTGACGGCACCAATGCTGTAAGAAAGATAGGCTTCTCCCGACCAGACAAATAATCCTTTCGCCCAGGGTAAAGGAGCGGTCTTCATATGCCAGAGACCGCCCAGAATGGAGATTACACCGATCCAGATGTGGCCGCCAACAACATCTTCTAGATTATCGACGCTTGCTAACCAGTATTGTCCTTTCGCACCCAACAGATACCCGAAAATTGTGGAGGGGTCTAGAGTTGGACTGGTGACGATGCGGACGTTTTCGATCGCCGGGTCGTAAATTCCGCCGAAGGTCGTTGCTTTAGCTACCAGGAGTAGTGCGCCGATTCCCAGCAAGGTGAGATGAATACCGAGAATGGTGGTCATTTTCCGCCCATCCTTCCAATCATAGCCAAAGAAGGGAAATTTTCCTTCTAGGGTTTTCGGCCCTTTGATAGCGTGGAAAACTCCACCGGCTCCGAGGAAGGCAGAGCTGATAAGATGCAAAACCCCGATGACGAAGTAGGGATAGGTATCGACGATCTGGCCGCCTTCGCCGACGCCCCAACCGAGCCGGGCTAAGTTCGGGAGAACAATTAGTCCTTGTTCGTATAAGGATTGGTCGGGTTTGTATCCGGAGACTTCAAATAAGGTAATGGAACCAGCCCAGAGCACGATGAGGCCGGCATGAGCGACATGAGCGCCGAGGAGTTTGCCGGAAAGGTTGACCAGGCGCGCATTTCCAGCTCGCCAGGGAATGGGCGTACTGCTGCCCATGGATCGATCTGCGATCGCAGTCATAATGATGAATTCTCCTATTCTAATGATTAGACTTGTAAGTTGGTCGGCACGGTTAAGGTCACGTCTTTGGCAACGAAGTCAAAAAATGTAGTAAATCGTATGCCTCGTTTGGCAGCACGAGCGCGATAAGCGTGCCAGAGATGTCCGAGCAAAGCCACAAATCCGAGGGTTGCATGAACGCTAGAGAGTGCAACTCGGACTCCGGAGGTGCCGACAGGGCCGTAGAAGGCGCTGGGATAGGCGATGTCGTTAACGGAGACGAAACAGGCGACACTGAATCCGGCGATCGCTAGCGCCCCTAAGCTGTAGGATAGATAAGCTTCTCCCGACCAAATGAGCTGTTTTTTCGCCCAGGACATGGGTTTGGAGATAATATGAAAGATTCCGCCGCCGATGCAGAGGAGGCTGACCCAGACATGGCCGCCAACAACATCTTCCAGATTGTCAACGCTTGCCATTCCCGTTAGCGTCCAGCCATCGGGGCTGAAACCCAAGAGATAGCCAAAGATACGTCCGGGGTCGAGATTGGGTTGCACCAGCCGCACGCGATCGAGCAATGGATCGTAAATGCCGCCGAAGTGAGCCGCTTTGAGCGCTAGGAGGGCAGCGGCAATACCGAGCACGACCAGATGAATGCCGAGAATACTCGTCATTTTGTCCCCATCGTTCCAGTCATAGCCAAACCCGTTTGGGTCTAGTTTTTCCGGGCCGAGAACGGCATGATAAATACCGCCAGCTCCGAGGACGGCGGAACTAATCAGGTGCAGCATGGCGATGAGGTAGTAGGGATAAACATCGACAATGTACCCGCCATCGCCAACTCCCCAACCTAGGGTTGCCAGATGGGGAAGCAAGATTAGGTTTTGCTCGTACATGGGTTGGGATGGATCGAGCTGACTCAGTTCAAATAGGGTCATTGCTCCAGCCCAAAGGAGAATTAAGCCAGCATGGGCAATGTGCGCTCCCAACAGTCGGCCGGAAAAGTCGATGAATCGAGAATTCCCAGCCAGCAGAGGGGCCCCCGATTGGCGATCGCCATTTTGCCAACCCAAGGACTGGAAGAGCGGCTTCCAGAAAAGTGATACCGTCATTGGCATTCCTCAAGGATCGAACGACAACACAAGCTAGAACTCGATACTGTTGACTTCGGCAAAAATGCCCACCTCGAGTTCGTTAAAGATAAATGAGAAATACTTGCATTAAATGCAATTATAGAATGAGACTTTCATTTTCAATTAAACGTAATACTTTGTTACATTTGGCGGCTACAACAACCAATATAGAA includes the following:
- a CDS encoding phycobilisome rod-core linker polypeptide, whose protein sequence is MTLPLLDYPLSSQNQRVAGYEIPGDEQPRIYTANNLPQGTDTDEMIWACYRQVFNEQQLIDRHRQTFLESQLRYGQITVRQFMQGLALSDSFRRLNYDTNNNYRFVQMCIQRFLGRDAYNQRETFAWSIVLATKGLQGFIDELLNTSEYLENFGDDIVPYQRRRILPLRSQGELPFARMARYDSYHRPPLQKLGQLQSFANGGFDEDSQVYRNIIFLLPTVAIAILFITLILILGPQ
- a CDS encoding chlorophyll a/b binding light-harvesting protein, with the protein product MTAIADRSMGSSTPIPWRAGNARLVNLSGKLLGAHVAHAGLIVLWAGSITLFEVSGYKPDQSLYEQGLIVLPNLARLGWGVGEGGQIVDTYPYFVIGVLHLISSAFLGAGGVFHAIKGPKTLEGKFPFFGYDWKDGRKMTTILGIHLTLLGIGALLLVAKATTFGGIYDPAIENVRIVTSPTLDPSTIFGYLLGAKGQYWLASVDNLEDVVGGHIWIGVISILGGLWHMKTAPLPWAKGLFVWSGEAYLSYSIGAVSLMAFVATLFVSVNSTVFPIEFFGPTLSLTFDRFPVFVSADGALTARVWLANAHFWLGFFFLQGHLFHALRAAGYSFVEGRVIESTRGQVN
- a CDS encoding chlorophyll a/b binding light-harvesting protein, with the translated sequence MTVSLFWKPLFQSLGWQNGDRQSGAPLLAGNSRFIDFSGRLLGAHIAHAGLILLWAGAMTLFELSQLDPSQPMYEQNLILLPHLATLGWGVGDGGYIVDVYPYYLIAMLHLISSAVLGAGGIYHAVLGPEKLDPNGFGYDWNDGDKMTSILGIHLVVLGIAAALLALKAAHFGGIYDPLLDRVRLVQPNLDPGRIFGYLLGFSPDGWTLTGMASVDNLEDVVGGHVWVSLLCIGGGIFHIISKPMSWAKKQLIWSGEAYLSYSLGALAIAGFSVACFVSVNDIAYPSAFYGPVGTSGVRVALSSVHATLGFVALLGHLWHAYRARAAKRGIRFTTFFDFVAKDVTLTVPTNLQV
- a CDS encoding MORN repeat-containing protein, with translation MIKATLWTAIALVSGTFAGVTVLNEGAQANTLCRGNLCTFPSGTSYQGELQDSIFHGRGTLRFSNGTQCQGIFQYGRLEGTGVCTFPGRYRYEGQFQDGQRAGRGAVVLNNGTRCEGTIQNQQLNGRGACTYSNGTRYEGAFRDGRPDGRGAIALANGTQCNGAFRDGQLNGFGLCIFPSGNRYEGNFRNGVKHGWGVFTYANGTKLEGNWRAGVLPKKN
- a CDS encoding chlorophyll a/b binding light-harvesting protein codes for the protein MTTANLTSPKFPGSTFDTEYVQDSVNPYSWWAGNFRFVNLSGKLLGAHIAHAGLIVLWAGAMTLFELSRLNPDLPLYNQGLILLPHLATLGIGVGAEGQIIDTSPYFAIGLVHLISSAVLGAGGIYHAVLGPEILDVKGFGYDWEDDRKMTSILGIHLVLLGIGALLLALKATQFGGLYDPAIANVRIIENPTLNPLTIFGYVVGITPEGWTLQGMAAVNNLEDAIGGHIWIGIICILGGIWHISSQPTKWAKGLFVWSGEAYLAYSQAALAYMGYFAAYFVWVNDTVYPSAFYGPAQTLTVDGTITVRTWLMLFHIIVGSLLFAGHFWHGLRARAIAAGFVFSNMKFNPEALFGDTQFQQPLFSGIVQPYENDFQQGNLATPLNSSQLSLTWVKNLPIYREGLSPIARGLEIGMAHGYLLLGPFLKLGPLRNTDNALWAGFGSASGLVVILSLCLFLYGTAIFQPNQKPRGVLPDNIQTYTDWSLFTSGFAIGGLGGVIFATFILLEIGRSGLG
- a CDS encoding transposase; this encodes MLLPWGSKEAWYILTSLSDMDLALDFYACRWSIETLFKDCKSGGYNLEQMQVNEQRLRGILLVMVMAYTLATLQGIAWQKTKVNSYLARPTEKTRMVKRHSNFYLGCYGFSWISSFQCWSELAEQLMQSKAHKRYFYRQGLQALSLTESML